In a single window of the Megalobrama amblycephala isolate DHTTF-2021 linkage group LG3, ASM1881202v1, whole genome shotgun sequence genome:
- the slc1a2a gene encoding excitatory amino acid transporter 2a isoform X1, whose amino-acid sequence MVIAFPGDILMRMLKMVILPLIISSLITGLAGLDAKSSGRLGTRAMVYYMSTTIIAAVLGVILVLLIHPGNPKLKANLGEGKKNDEVSSLDALFDLIRNLFPENLVQACFQQIQTVTNKVEVAPPPNPTRFGRNSTKGAAKYVIKKSLQFKSGMNVLGIIGFFVAFGICMGKMGERAKLMLEFFNVLNEIVMKLVGMIMWYSPVGIACLICGKIISINDLEMVARQLGMYMVTVIVGLIIHGAIFLPLIYFVIVRKNPYTFFMGVFQAWVTALGTASSAGTLPVTFRCLEENLGIDKRVTRFVLPVGATINMDGTALYEAVAAIFIAQMNGIELDPGQIVTVSLTATLASVGAASIPSAGLVTMLLILTAVGLPTQDISLLVAVDWLLDRFRTSVNVVGDSYGAGIVYHLSKDELDLFDAQQRPDDFEMAKTQSFFENNTNHGVYASHNSYQPVQIDECKSFSIL is encoded by the exons ATGGTGATTGCCTTCCCGGGTGACATTCTCATGAGGATGTTAAAAATGGTGATTTTGCCTCTGATCATATCAAGTTTGATCACAG gattagCAGGGTTGGATGCCAAGTCCAGTGGTCGTTTAGGCACAAGGGCCATGGTGTACTACATGTCTACCACCATCATCGCAGCTGTGCTGGGGGTGATCTTGGTGCTCCTCATCCACCCCGGTAACCCCAAACTGAAGGCAAACCTGGGCGAAGGGAAAAAGAATGATGAAGTGTCCAGTTTAGATGCCTTGTTCGATCTCATCAGAAATCTGTTTCCAGAAAATCTTGTTCAGGCTTGTTTCCAGCAG ATCCAGACTGTTACTAACAAAGTAGAAGTAGCTCCTCCTCCAAATCCAACTCGATTTGGACGAAATTCTACCAAGGGTGCAGCAAAATATGTGATCAAGAAGTCTCTTCAGTTCAAGAGTGGCATGAATGTGTTAG gAATCATTGGGTTCTTTGTGGCATTCGGCATATGTATGGGAAAGATGGGAGAAAGGGCCAAGCTGATGCTTGAGTTCTTCAACGTTCTCAACGAGATTGTTATGAAGCTTGTCGGCATGATCATGTG GTATTCCCCCGTTGGTATTGCGTGTCTGATCTGTGGAAAGATTATTTCAATCAATGATCTGGAGATGGTGGCCAGGCAACTTGGAATGTACATGGTCACTGTCATCGTTGGACTTATCATTCACGGAGCCATTTTCCTTCCcttaatatattttgttattgttCGGAAAAACCCATACACATTCTTCATGGGAGTTTTCCAAGCTTGGGTCACCGCTTTAGGAACAGCTTCTAG TGCTGGGACATTACCTGTCACTTTCCGCTGTCTAGAGGAAAATCTGGGCATTGACAAGAGAGTCACTCGATTTGTATTACCTGTTGGAGCAACAATCAACATGGACGGTACAGCGCTTTACGAGGCTGTAGCGGCCATCTTTATTGCCCAGATGAATGGAATAGAACTTGATCCTGGTCAGATTGTGACAGTCAG CCTTACAGCGACTCTCGCTAGCGTAGGAGCAGCCAGTATTCCCAGTGCTGGTCTGGTGACGATGCTTCTGATCTTGACAGCTGTGGGACTACCGACTCAAGACATCAGTTTACTGGTAGCAGTCGACTGGTTACT GGACCGTTTCCGAACATCAGTCAATGTCGTTGGTGACTCGTATGGGGCGGGAATCGTGTACCACCTCTCCAAAGATGAGCTTGACCTATTTGATGCGCAGCAAAGGCCAGATGACTTTGAGATGGCCAAGACACAATCCTTTTTTGAGAATAACACTAACCATGGTGTATATGCATCTCACAACTCCTATCAGCCGGTCCAAATAGATGAATGCAAG TCTTTCAGCATTCTGTAA
- the slc1a2a gene encoding excitatory amino acid transporter 2a isoform X2, whose amino-acid sequence MQKQVEIRMHESHLDPPTPPEESMCGGFCEKMMKNLLLMLTILGVIIGSVAGILLRYASPLPPDVIMVIAFPGDILMRMLKMVILPLIISSLITGLAGLDAKSSGRLGTRAMVYYMSTTIIAAVLGVILVLLIHPGNPKLKANLGEGKKNDEVSSLDALFDLIRNLFPENLVQACFQQIQTVTNKVEVAPPPNPTRFGRNSTKGAAKYVIKKSLQFKSGMNVLGIIGFFVAFGICMGKMGERAKLMLEFFNVLNEIVMKLVGMIMWYSPVGIACLICGKIISINDLEMVARQLGMYMVTVIVGLIIHGAIFLPLIYFVIVRKNPYTFFMGVFQAWVTALGTASSAGTLPVTFRCLEENLGIDKRVTRFVLPVGATINMDGTALYEAVAAIFIAQMNGIELDPGQIVTVSLTATLASVGAASIPSAGLVTMLLILTAVGLPTQDISLLVAVDWLLDRFRTSVNVVGDSYGAGIVYHLSKDELDLFDAQQRPDDFEMAKTQSFFENNTNHGVYASHNSYQPVQIDECKVTLASNGSPAEFSLVEEEPWIRE is encoded by the exons ATGCAGAAGCAAGTGGAGATCAGAATGCATGAGAGTCATTTGGACCCTCCTACACCACCTGAAGAGTCCATGTGTGGAGGCTTCTGTGAAAAAATGATGAAGAACCTGCTACTTATGCTCACAATCCTTG GTGTGATCATAGGTTCAGTAGCTGGTATTCTACTGAGGTATGCATCACCACTCCCCCCTGATGTCATTATGGTGATTGCCTTCCCGGGTGACATTCTCATGAGGATGTTAAAAATGGTGATTTTGCCTCTGATCATATCAAGTTTGATCACAG gattagCAGGGTTGGATGCCAAGTCCAGTGGTCGTTTAGGCACAAGGGCCATGGTGTACTACATGTCTACCACCATCATCGCAGCTGTGCTGGGGGTGATCTTGGTGCTCCTCATCCACCCCGGTAACCCCAAACTGAAGGCAAACCTGGGCGAAGGGAAAAAGAATGATGAAGTGTCCAGTTTAGATGCCTTGTTCGATCTCATCAGAAATCTGTTTCCAGAAAATCTTGTTCAGGCTTGTTTCCAGCAG ATCCAGACTGTTACTAACAAAGTAGAAGTAGCTCCTCCTCCAAATCCAACTCGATTTGGACGAAATTCTACCAAGGGTGCAGCAAAATATGTGATCAAGAAGTCTCTTCAGTTCAAGAGTGGCATGAATGTGTTAG gAATCATTGGGTTCTTTGTGGCATTCGGCATATGTATGGGAAAGATGGGAGAAAGGGCCAAGCTGATGCTTGAGTTCTTCAACGTTCTCAACGAGATTGTTATGAAGCTTGTCGGCATGATCATGTG GTATTCCCCCGTTGGTATTGCGTGTCTGATCTGTGGAAAGATTATTTCAATCAATGATCTGGAGATGGTGGCCAGGCAACTTGGAATGTACATGGTCACTGTCATCGTTGGACTTATCATTCACGGAGCCATTTTCCTTCCcttaatatattttgttattgttCGGAAAAACCCATACACATTCTTCATGGGAGTTTTCCAAGCTTGGGTCACCGCTTTAGGAACAGCTTCTAG TGCTGGGACATTACCTGTCACTTTCCGCTGTCTAGAGGAAAATCTGGGCATTGACAAGAGAGTCACTCGATTTGTATTACCTGTTGGAGCAACAATCAACATGGACGGTACAGCGCTTTACGAGGCTGTAGCGGCCATCTTTATTGCCCAGATGAATGGAATAGAACTTGATCCTGGTCAGATTGTGACAGTCAG CCTTACAGCGACTCTCGCTAGCGTAGGAGCAGCCAGTATTCCCAGTGCTGGTCTGGTGACGATGCTTCTGATCTTGACAGCTGTGGGACTACCGACTCAAGACATCAGTTTACTGGTAGCAGTCGACTGGTTACT GGACCGTTTCCGAACATCAGTCAATGTCGTTGGTGACTCGTATGGGGCGGGAATCGTGTACCACCTCTCCAAAGATGAGCTTGACCTATTTGATGCGCAGCAAAGGCCAGATGACTTTGAGATGGCCAAGACACAATCCTTTTTTGAGAATAACACTAACCATGGTGTATATGCATCTCACAACTCCTATCAGCCGGTCCAAATAGATGAATGCAAG GTAACCTTGGCCTCAAATGGCTCCCCTGCAGAGTTCTCACTTGTTGAGGAGGAACCATGGATACGCGAGTAA